The following coding sequences lie in one Onychomys torridus chromosome X, mOncTor1.1, whole genome shotgun sequence genomic window:
- the LOC118574335 gene encoding putative P2Y purinoceptor 10 gives MGSNNTSTAESNCNATHLTFQYSLYATTYIFIFIPGLLANSAALWVLCRFISKKNKAIIFMINLSVADLAHVLSLPLRIYYYITHHWPFQRALCLLCFYLKYLNMYASIFFLTCISLQRCFFLLKPFRARNWKRRYDVGISAAIWVIVGTACLPLPILRSAGLANNSESCFADLGLHNISMASSIAMVTAAELGGFVLPVVIITYCTWKTRKSLQEFQDPPQNIKERKKALRMVLMCAVVFIVCFTPYHLNFPFFMMLKQHVFLNCSFIKSTLCFHIISLCLASLNCCLDPVVYYFMTSEFRDQFSEHGTLVIQSCVRCKDSTLEIHQRKENLQTISLECLDAPTQCDEIIL, from the coding sequence ATGGGCAGCAATAATACCAGCACTGCTGAAAGTAATTGCAATGCTACACATCTGACATTTCAGTACTCTCTGTATGCAACCACCTATATCTTCATATTCATCCCTGGTCTCCTGGCTAACAGTGCAGCCCTGTGGGTTCTGTGCCGCTTCATCAGCAAGAAGAATAAGGCCATCATTTTCATGATCAACCTCTCAGTGGCGGATCTCGCTCATGTCCTATCCTTACCTCTCCGGATTTATTATTACATCACCCATCACTGGCCATTCCAGAGGGCCCTTTGCCTGCTCTGcttctatctgaaatatctcaaCATGTATGCCAGCATTTTTTTCTTGACATGCATCAGCCTTCAGCGGTGCTTCTTTCTCCTGAAGCCGTTCagagccagaaactggaagcgTAGGTATGACGTGGGCATCAGTGCTGCCATCTGGGTCATCGTGGGAACTGCCTGTTTGCCACTTCCCATTCTGAGAAGTGCTGGCTTAGCCAACAACAGTGAATCCTGCTTTGCTGATTTAGGGCTTCATAACATTAGTATGGCTTCCTCCATTGCCATGGTAACTGCTGCTGAACTTGGAGGGTTTGTATTGCCTGTTGTAATTATTACATATTGCACATGGAAAACAAGAAAATCTTTACAGGAATTCCAAGATCCACCTCAGAATATTAAAGAGAGGAAAAAGGCTTTGAGGATGGTCCTAATGTGTGCAGTGGTATTCATAGTGTGTTTCACGCCTTACCATCTCAACTTCCCATTCTTTATGATGTTGAAGCAACATGTCTTCTTGAACTGTTCCTTTATTAAGAGCACTCTGTGTTTCCACATCATTTCCCTGTGTCTTGCTAGTCTGAATTGTTGCCTTGATCCAGTTGTGTATTATTTTATGACTTCAGAATTTCGTGATCAATTTTCAGAACATGGCACTTTGGTCATCCAGTCATGTGTGCGATGTAAGGACAGTACTTTGGAAAttcatcagaggaaggagaatcTTCAGACTATCTCTCTTGAATGTTTGGATGCTCCAACACAATGTGATGAAATAATTCTCTAG